A region of the Bosea sp. BIWAKO-01 genome:
CGACAAGGAATTTCGCTACCTTAGGACCGTTATAGTTACGGCCGCCGTTTACCGGGGCTTCAATTCGGTGCTTGCACACCTCCTTTTAACCTTCCGGCACCGGGCAGGCGTCAGACCCTATACGTCATCTTACGATTTCGCAGAGCCCTGTGTTTTAGTTAAACAGTCGCTACCCCCTGGTCTGTGCCCCTCCCGCCTGGTTGCCCAAACGGAAGGCCTCCTTATCCCGAAGTTACGGAGGTAAATTGCCGAGTTCCTTCAGCATCATTCTCTCAAGCGCCTTGGTATACTCTACCAGTCCACCTGTGTCGGTTTAGGGTACGGTCTAATGTTGGAGCTATTTCCAGGGACCACTTGGAAGCCAGGTCAATCCAATAAGACCTGACAGCGTACGTGATCCGTCACTACCAACTGGCTGAGGAATATTCACCTCATTCCCATCGACTACGCCTTTCGGCCTCGCCTTAGGGGCCGGCTAACCCTGCGGAGATTAACTTTACGCAGGAACCCTTGGACTTTCGGCGACAGTGTCTTTCACACTGTTTGTCGTTACTCATGTCAGCATTCGCACTTCCAATACCTCCAGCAGCCCTCACGGGTCCGCCTTCGTTGGCTTATGGAACGCTCCGCTACCGCGCACTCAAAGAGTGCACCTTAAGCTTCGGCTCGTGGCTTGAGCCCCGATACATTTTCGGCGCAGGAACCCTTGTTTAGACCAGTGAGCTGTTACGCTTTCTTTAAAGGATGGCTGCTTCTAAGCCAACCTCCTGGTTGTTTTGGGATTCCCACATCCTTTCACACTTAGCCACGAATTAGGGGCCTTAGCTGTAAGTCAGGGTTGTTTCCCTCTCCACGACGGACGTTAGCACCCGCCGTGTGTCTCCCGCGCAGTACTTCTCGGTATTCGGAGTTTGGTTAGGATCGGTAATGCGGTAAGCACCCCTTGCCCATCCAGTGCTCTACCCCCGAGAGTATTCACGCGAGGCGCTACCTAAATAGCTTTCGCGGAGAACCAGCTATTTCCGAGTTTGATTGGCCTTTCACCCCTAGCCACAAGTCATCCGAGACTTTTTCAACAGGCACCGGTTCGGTCCTCCAGTAAGTGTTACCTTACCTTCAACCTGCTCATGGCTAGATCACCCGGTTTCGGGTCTAATCCGACGAACTGAACGCCCTGTTCAGACTCGCTTTCGCTGCGCCTACACCTACCGGCTTAAGCTTGCTCGTCAGATTAAGTCGCTGACCCATTATACAAAAGGTACGCGGTCACTCAGGACGAACCTTGAGCTCCCACTGTTTGTAAGCATTCGGTTTCAGGTGCTATTTCACTCCCCTCGTCGGGGTGCTTTTCACCTTTCCCTCACGGTACTTGTTCACTATCGGTCGCTGAGGAGTACTTAGGCTTGGAGGGTGGTCCCCCCACGTTCAGACAGGATTTCACGTGTCCCGCCTTACTCATGTCTCGCTTGGTCTCAGATCCGTACGGGGCTATCACCCATTGATGCGTGGTTTCCCAACCACTTCCGGTAAATTCCAAGCAAGCACTGGCCTGGTCCGCGTTCGCTCGCCACTACTAACGGAGTCTCGTTGATGTCCTTTCCTCCAGGTACTTAGATGTTTCAGTTCCCTGGGTTAGCTTTGAACCCCTATGTATTCAGGGCTCAATACCTTCATCTGACAATTCGTAGTGCAACATCAGCTGGTTAGTTGAGCGAACTCTGATCCCAAAAGTGGAGACCACTTTTGGGGAGCGCGCTCCCGACTGGTGTCACAATACGAATTGTCGAAGGTGGGTTTCCCCATTCGGAAATCCGCGGATCAAAGCTCATTCGCAGCTCCCCACGGCTTATCGCAGCGTATCACGTCCTTCATCGCCTCTCAGCGCCAAGGCATCCACCGAATGCTCTTAAGGCACTTGATCGTTCTCATGATCGATGTCCGCAATCCAACAGGATGCTAAAACATGATCGGAAAGACCATTTTATGCTTGCCGAATAGACCCGAATAAGACGAGCACGGATGGTGTCCGCGTCCCGAATGTCGCTGGGTAGCGACCTCTTCAGATCTATTCCCTCTTCACAATGACAAACAGCGTTACTCATCGCCGCTCAAAGAGCAGCAATCAGCAAAACCTGAATTTCCGGGCGGTATTGGTGGAGCCAGACGGGATCGAACCGACGACCTGAAGCTTGCAAAGCTACCGCTCTCCCAACTGAGCTATGGCCCCTTGATCGAACCTGACCGCTGTCGAGAAAGCTGGTGGGCCTGGGAGGATTTGAACCTCCGACCTCACGCTTATCAAGCGCGCGCTCTAACCAACTGAGCTACAGGCCCAAGGCATGCCTCACGACAACGTCGCAAGACACGGCCAAAGAACCAAGCTGTTGGCCCAGAATGCGCGATCCGTTGCAGCCCTATGCCGCACAGATCGAGCGCATTCGCCCGGAAAAGAAAGAGAAACGAAGACGGCGAAGTTCCGCATGTCGAGGCCTGATTTGGCCTCTTTGTTCCAAGCGGATTTGATGATGAAGCAAGCTTCACCGAAAAATCCTACCTTAGAAAGGAGGTGATCCAGCCGCAGGTTCCCCTACGGCTACCTTGTTACGACTTCACCCCAGTCGCTGAGCCTACCGTGGTCGCCTGCCTCCTTGCGGTTAGCGCGACGCCTTCGGGTAAACCCAACTCCCATGGTGTGACGGGCGGTGTGTACAAGGCCCGGGAACGTATTCACCGTGGCATGCTGATCCACGATTACTAGCGATTCCACCTTCATGCACTCGAGTTGCAGAGTGCAATCTGAACTGAGACGGCTTTTTGGGATTAGCTCCAGATCGCTCTTTCGCTGCCCATTGTCACCGCCATTGTAGCACGTGTGTAGCCCAGCCTGTAAGGGCCATGAGGACTTGACGTCATCCCCACCTTCCTCGCGGCTTATCACCGGCAGTCCCCCTAGAGTTCCCAACTGAATGATGGCAACTAGGGGCGAGGGTTGCGCTCGTTGCGGGACTTAACCCAACATCTCACGACACGAGCTGACGACAGCCATGCAGCACCTGTGTTCCGGCCAGCCGAACTGAAGAAAGACATCTCTGTCGATCAAACCGGACATGTCAAAAGCTGGTAAGGTTCTGCGCGTTGCTTCGAATTAAACCACATGCTCCACCGCTTGTGCGGGCCCCCGTCAATTCCTTTGAGTTTTAATCTTGCGACCGTACTCCCCAGGCGGAATGCTTAAAGCGTTAGCTGCGCCACTGAGGTGCATGCACCCCAACGGCTGGCATTCATCGTTTACGGCGTGGACTACCAGGGTATCTAATCCTGTTTGCTCCCCACGCTTTCGCGCCTCAGCGTCAGTATCGGACCAGTTGGCCGCCTTCGCCACTGGTGTTCTTGCGAATATCTACGAATTTCACCTCTACACTCGCAGTTCCACCAACCTCTTCCGAACTCAAGACTCTCAGTATCGAAGGCAATTCCAGGGTTGAGCCCTGGGCTTTCACCCCCGACTTAAGAGTCCGCCTACGCGCCCTTTACGCCCAGTGATTCCGAGCAACGCTAGCCCCCTTCGTATTACCGCGGCTGCTGGCACGAAGTTAGCCGGGGCTTATTCTTCCGGTACAGTCATTATCTTCCCGGACAAAAGAGCTTTACAACCCTAAGGCCTTCATCACTCACGCGGCATGGCTGGATCAGGCTTGCGCCCATTGTCCAATATTCCCCACTGCTGCCTCCCGTAGGAGTTTGGGCCGTGTCTCAGTCCCAATGTGGCTGATCATCCTCTCAGACCAGCTACTGATCGTCGCCTTGGTGAGCCATTACCTCACCAACTAGCTAATCAGACGCGGGCCGATCTATCGGCGATAAATCTTTCCCCCGAAGGGCTTATCCGGTATTAGTCCAAGTTTCCCTGAATTATTCCGAACCGAAAGGTACGTTCCCACGTGTTACTCACCCGTCTGCCACTAGCACCGAAGTGCCCGTTCGACTTGCATGTGTTAAGCCTGCCGCCAGCGTTCGCTCTGAGCCAGGATCAAACTCTCAGATTGGATGAGTTTGTTCCGGCATCGCTGCGTATTGACGGAGTCATTGCTTGATTACCGAAGTAATCAGCGATGGCTCTTGTAAACGCAGCACACCGAAGTCTCGTATGACTTGCCCGAAAGCAAGTCCGCAAGAACTCCGCCGTCCACGTTTCTCTTTCTGTCTTCAGTTTTCAAACAGCGACGCACTAACAGAGACAGAAAAACCCGCCGATCTCTCGGCTACAAAGGCCTAACGTGCTCTTGAAGCGCAGTAGAGCGGCCCCGCCAGCGGCGGCGCCGTCTCGATGAGCAGTGTTTAAGCGAATCAGGTTTCGGGTGTCAACAGCCGATTCGCATTCTGTTGAAAACGTCGATTGGCGAAAAGCAGAGGATCCTGGGTGCGCTCGGTGGCGCCTCACCGCAACAGGGCGACCCTATGGCCTGGCTTCGCCATTCGTCTGGGAAAGCCATCGGAGCTCACACTGATCGTGCTTCGCTCAGCGAACGGACCGGTGCCAGCGGCGGTGCCGGCCGATAGCGAGGATGCCTGCGAGGCACGGCGCGTCACGCCCGATTAGCCCGTCTGCCACTACGACAGCGTGGCGGGCTGACTGGTGCGCGTGGAGACACATCAGTCTTAAACCGGTGAGCTTCACTCACGAGTTCGTTGAGCCTGACCGCGCTAATCGCCGTCCTTCGCCTTAACTAGTTTAAAACGCCGTGCGCTTGGGCTGCGCGGTCTGTCGACATCTGACCTTACGGGAGGAGAAATGCTCTAATGGTCAAACTCACGATGAATGGCGCGCCGCGCGAGTTCAACGGCGACCCGGATATCCGCTGCCCTTGTTGCGTGTTCCACGCCCGCAAGCGTCAAGCGCGCGCGCGCTCGCCTTTTGACAGGCGACGCTCGATACTTGCGCTGTAACAAGACAGGCCAAAGCAGATGATAAAGAATACCGCGCCGGCGAAGAAATAGGCGGTTTGACGGATCTGGTCGCCGATGTTCCACGCCGGATCAATCAGCGCCCCCTGCAGTACGCCAAGGAAGTCGAACAGTCCGGCGATCAGAATGATCGTCGTTTCCTTGATAATCGAAATTGACACGTTGACGATGCCTGGAAGCGCGGCTCGGAGCGCCTGCGGGAGCACGCACAGCACGAGCGCGTTCCGATTCCTGAGGCCCAACGAAAGCGCGGCCTCCATCTGCCCCTTAGGCACCGACTGAAGGCCGCCGCGGATGACTTCGGCCATGATGGCGGCGTTGAACAGGCTAAACGCGATCAACGCGCGCAACAGTACGTTGATCTCGACACCGGGCGGAGCGAACAGGGGGAACAAAACGATTGCCAAGAAGAGGACGCCGACGAGTGGCAGTCCGCGCATTACGTCGATATAGAACGCAGCTACGCTGGCAAGGATCGGCAGGTTCGACCGCCTGGCCAGCGCCAGCGCCAGGCCAACAGGCAACGACGTCGCGATTGTACATGCAGCAACGATCGTGGTGAGCATGATGCCGCCCCATTGCGTCGTCGGCGCCGGCCACAGGCCGAACCATCCGCCGCGCAAAAGGATCGTCGCGACTATCGCATAAAGCGATGTACAGCCGAACGCCGCGAGCGCCTTTCGTCTTCTCCAAGGCAGCGCAAAAATTGCGACGCCGACGATCGCGATAATCAGGCACAGGATCGGGCGCCAGCGTTCGGACGGCGGGTAAAGACCGAACAAGATTTGCCCGAACCGATCTTTGATGAATAACCAGCAAGCAGCGTCCACACCGGCGCAGGCCTGTGGGCCTGCGCCGCTCCACACTGCGTCGACCAGCGTCCAGCGGACAAGGCCGGGAAGGGTCATGCCAAGCCAGATGAGAATCGCGGCGGTGACCGCCGCATTGAGCGGCGTCGATACACAGCGACGCAGAAAGTTTGTCGCACTCACCTTAGCGCTCCCGCCTTAGCATGCGCCCGTTGGCGACGTTGGCGACGGCCGCGATCGCGAGATTGATGAGCAGGTAGCTCGCCATTGTTATGCCGATGATCTCAAGCGGCTGCCCTGTCTGATTGAGCGCGGTTCCCGCGAAGATCAGCATGAGGTCGGGATAACCGATGGCGGCCGCTAGCGAAGAATTCTTGAAAAGGGTGATGTACTGGCCGGTCAGCGGCGGGAGTACCGCCCGGAAGACCTGTGGAATGACGATCGTCGCGTAAATGCGCGATTGCGAGAGGCCGAGCGACATGCCCGCCTCGGTCTGTCCTCGGTTGACGCTGGCGATGCCGCCGCGAATGAGTTCAGCGATGAATGCCGAGCCGTAAATCGTCATGCCAATGACCATGGCCACGAACTCGGGAATGACGGTGGCGCCGCCGGCGATATTGAAACCGCCGAGCCTTGGCATATCCCAGGCGATCGGCGTCCCGGTGACGACAGTGCTCGCGAACGGCAACACAAGTGCAACGAGAGCTGCGCCCCAGATACCGCGCGCCGAACGGCCGCTCGCAATGCGCTTCCGTCGTGCGGCGCGGGCGAGCAGAACGAAGGCGACGAGGCCGACCGCGAGCAGGGCGATGAAGGCGACAAAGCTGGGCTCAGGAACAGGCCAGGGAAGAGCGAGGCCGCGCTTATTGAGGAAGACAACGTCGAACAGCGAAAGGCTCTGACGCGGTGGCGGCAGCGGCCCGAGTACGGCGAAATACCAAAAGAACAGCTGTAGCAGGAGCGGGATGTTGCGCACGGCCTCAATGTAACCGAGCGCAATGAGCGCAAGGAGCGGGTTGCGGGCGAGCCGAAGCAGCGCAACCGCAAGGCCGAGCACAGTCGCCCCGGCGATGGACAGCGCACCGAGGAGGACCGAATTCAGCAGCGCGACCCAGAAGGCGCGCAGGTAGGTGGACGTTTCCGGATAGGGGATCAGCGCTTGCGCGATGTCGAAGCCCGCCGGCCTGCTGAGGAAATCAAATCCGACACGCAGGTTGAGCCGCGCGACATTGGCGCCGACATTGCCGACGACGAAGGCCCCCGCGGCGCATAGCAGGAGCACGAGCCCCACCTGAATCGCGAAGCCGCGCGGCTCGTCGAGCTTCAGGCGGCTTGACCAAGACGCGCGAGGCGGTGTCATGCGGCCTTCTTCCGCTCTGACTTTGGCGTGTTCGGCGTACATTCCGCAGTTTGGTGGGATCAACGGAACGGCGGCGCGATTACAAGCCCGCCATCTTTCCACAGTCCGTTGAGCCCACGGCTTAATCCGATCGGCGACTTCGCTCCCAGATTGCGGTCGAAAATCTCACCGTAGTTTCCAACGAGCTTGACGATATTGTAGGCCCAGTCACGCGAAAGGCCGAGCTTCTGCCCAAGGTCGTCGCTCACGCCGAGGAAGCGCTTGACCTCAGGATTGGTCGAGGACGCCTTCATCTCGTCGACGTTTTCCGACGTGATGCCAAGTTCCTCAGCAGCGATGGTCGCGAACATGACCCAACGCACCAGATGGGCCCATTTAGGGTCGCTGTCGCGTACTATGGGGCCGACGGGCTCCTTGGAGATGGTCTCCGGAAGGATGAGGTGCTCAGCCGGATTCTTAAGTCCCTGGCCTCGCGACGCTAGCGAGCCGCGATCGTTCGTCCAAGCGTCGCAGCGGCCCTCGTCATAGGCGAGGCGCGCCGGATCGGTGCCGTTGAAGGTGACGATCTTGTAGGTCAGCTTGCGCTGCCGGAAATAGTCCGCAACGTTGAGTTCGGTCGTCGTGCCCTGGGCTGCGCAGATTGTTGCGCCATTCAACTCGTTCACGCTCTTCACGTTCGCAGACTTGCGCACCATGAAACCCTGGCCATCGTAGAACAGCGCCTGGGTGAATTCGAGGCCCGCGCCGTTGTCGCGATTGAAGCTCCAGGTGAAGCGGTGCGTCAGCACATCAACGCCCGCAGTCGCAAGCACGGTGAAGGCGTCGCGGGGCTCGGCCACCTTGGTTTCGGCTTTCGCGACATCGCCGAAGATCGCAGCGCTCAGCGCCCGGCAGAAATCGACGTCGAAGCCGCGCTGCTTACCTGCAGAATCGGTGAAGGCGAAGCCGGGATTGTTTGGCGACGTTCCGCAGCGGACAACCTCACGTTGCTTTACGTCCTCGAGCGTGCCGGCATGAGCCGCGCCGAGCGACGCGAAAAGGGCCGCAGTAGCGACCGTCAGGGCCGTAGATAGTGGAGTCCTCGACGTCACGACTTCCCCCTGAGGATATGGTTCTTGGGTCTTTGGCGTGATGTGCGGCAGTTGGCCACGACGCCGACGCGCGTCGAGAAGGCCCAACCGTCCGGCAAATAGCAATGGGGCGATAGGCTCTCAGGTGATAGGCAATCGCTTATCGCCCTTGCTGTTGTGCGCTGCGAGCTGTCGCCGGAGATGCTCAGCGAATAACGCGACCGCTGGCGATACCGGCTTCGTCACTGAGAACACCTGCCGCATTTCCATGGTCAGAGGCGGCGCGTCGAGCGAGAGCATGACGAGGGTGCCACTGTCGAAATCCGCCGCAACCCTGTCCAGCACGCAGCAATAGAGGCCGACGCCGCCGATCACCAGGGCGCGCAGAAACTCAAATTCGGTGGCCTTCGAGACGAGATTGACACTGGAGACGCCGATGCCGGCCAACAGCGCCGCGATGCCCTGTCCAAGAAGCGAGCCGTCTGGCGCGCCGACGAAGGGATAGGCCGACAGCTCCGCCGGAGGGATGTTTTGGCGACGGGCGAGCGGATGCTCCGGCGCAGCCGCTATGGCCAGCTGCATGTGGCCTACCGTCGTCGCACGGAGGCCTGGAATATCCTGATCGCCGAGGAACAAGCCGATATTGGCGGTTCCGTTGCGAATCATGTCGACGATTTCTTCCTGACGGCCGACGCGCGTAATGAGCTCGACCTCTTTGTGCTCGCCAGCGAAGTTGGCCAGAAGGGGCGGCAGCACTTGCGACAGTGATCGCTGGCAGGCGAAAACGACGCGGCGTTCCGCCACCGCTCGGAAGCGGGAGAGATCGCTCACCATTTCATCTGCTTCGGCGAGCAACTGCCTGGCGTGGCTGAGGAAGGTCTTGCCGAGATCCGTGAGCTCGACGCCGCGGCCTCGGCGCCGCTCGAACAAGGCGCCGCCTGATTGCGCTTCCAGTGCTTGCACGTGCGAGCTGATGGAGGGTTGCGCTACGCCCAGCCTTTCCGCCGCGGCGCGGAACCCGCCGCCTTCGGCGATCGCGATAAATACCTCGAGCCGCCTTAACGTCAGGCCCGGCACCCGCTTCATGGCATTCCCTCATGCGCATTCTTGTTCGCATAATAGTCAATTGGCTATCGCCGTCATAGGTGTTTCGCCCCGTTGATCTGGCTCTGCCTTCCTGAAACGTTCCCGCCACCTCAACGTGGCGCTGAGGCCCAAGCGGCTGATCGCGGCCTGAGATCGGCGTCTGAACAGAATTGAATGGGGAGGTCTTGGATGGCGCTGCAGGATGCTGCTCCCGCCTCATCGCTTAGCGTCGCGGTGGACATAGGCGGCACGTTCACGGACCTTGTCGGGTTCGACGAGACGACAGGCCGGGTGCTCCAGTCGAAATCGCTGACCACGCCGCACGAACTGTCCCAAGGGGTCTGGGACTGCCTCGCGAAGGCAGGCATCGAGCCCCGCGCAGCGCAGAATCTCGTGCATGGCTCGACAGTCGCCATCAACATCGCGATCGAGCAAAAGGGCGCGAAGACGGCTCTCGTCGTCACAAAGGGCACGCGCGACGTCTACAAGATCGGTCGGCAGAACCGGCCGGACGCCTACGACTTCAACTTCAAGAGGCCGTCACCACTTACGCCGCGGTCGTTGACGTTCGAGGTGAGCGAGCGCCTGAAGGCGAGCGGGGAAGTTCTCTCGCCGCTCGATCAGCGGGAAGTGGAGGACGTCGCGGCGAAGATCCGCGACAGCGGCGTGGCCGCAGTCGCCGTATGTTTCCTGCACGCCTACGCCAATCCCGCCCATGAGATCGAGGCAGGCCGCCTCCTACGGGCCGCGCTTCCCGGCGTGTACGTATCGCTGTCGCATGAGATCGTCCGCGAATACCGCGAATATGAGCGCACCTCGACCACGGTGATGAACGCTTATATCGGCCCGCGATCGGCTGAATATGTTGGCCGCATGCAGGACCGCCTTGGGGAAGACGGTTTCGACGGCCGGTTCTTGATCATGCAATCGTCAGGTGGCGTAATGTCGCCCGAGCACGCCAAGGTGCTTCCGGTCGCTATGATGGAATCGGGTCCGGTTGGCGGCGTCATCGCTGCGGCCGAGATCGGGCGGAGGCTCGGTCTGCCGAACGTCATCACCTTCGATATGGGTGGTACGACGGCCAAGACCAGCCTGATCCAGAACAGCGTCGTCTCGATTGCTCAGGGTTATCATGTTGGCGGCCACGCCAGCGGCCATCCTGTGATGTTCCCGGTGGTGGACATCGTCGAGGTTGGTGCCGGGGGCGGCTCTATCGCCTGGATTGACGATGTCGGCGGCCTCAAGCTTGGCCCGCGGAGCGCCGGTTCCGACCCAGGCCCTGTGTGCTATCGGCGGGGCGGCGCCGAGCCGACGGTCACCGACGCCAATGTCGTTCTCGGCCGTATCGGCGCCAGGAGCTTTCTCGGCGGCGAGATGCCGCTCGACGAGGCGGCGGCGCGCGCCGCCCTTACGGAGAAGATTGGCGGGCCGCTCGGGCTTGAGGCGGCTGCCGCGGCGCATGGCGTCATCCGCGTCGCGATCGCCAAGATGGCGCTCGCCGTGCGCGGTGTGTCTGTTCAACGCGGCTACGACCCGCGCGACTTCGCACTTGTTGCGATGGGCGGCGGTGGACCTCCACACGCCCTTGAGATCGCGCGCGATCTCGCAATTCCAAAGGTCATAGTTCCAAATCTTCCGGCGCATTTTTCCGCACTCGGCATGCTGATGAGCGATGTGCGGCATGATTTCGTGCGCACACATTATCGCATCCTGACTGACGCCGACACGGCGGAAATCCGCACGCTTTACGAAGAACTAGCGGACGCCGGCGCCGTGGCGCTCGATCAGGCGGGCGTCGAACCCGCAGTCCGCTCCGTCGAATATTTCATGGACCTTCGCTACGCCGGGCAGGAGTTCACACTTCAGATTCCCGTGAACGCCGATGAGATTGCGCACGGTGCCATGGCGGCTGTTCGCAGCCGCTTCGATGACACGCATCAAAATCGGTTCGATCACTCTGCGCCGGACGAACAAGTAGAACTGGTCAATCTGCGTCTAACGGCGCGCGGAGCGCGGCCCAAGATCATGTTTCCGCGACTTGCAGCCGGCGACGGCGACGCCCGAATCGGCGTTCGCCCGATCGTACTCGACGATCCGGCCAAGCCGATCGACTGCCCGGTCTATCGGCGCGAGCGACTTACCGCCGGCGCGCGAATCGAAGGCCCTTGCGCCATCGAGGAGTTCGGATCGACGACGCTTCTGTTCGCCGGCGACGTGGCCACTGTCGTGGAGACGGGCGAGATGATCGTGGAGGTGGCACGGCCATGATCGGAGGTTCTCTAGTGCTCGATCCAGTCACGCTTGAGGTGATGCGCAACGCGCTGCCCGCCATCTCGGACGAGATGAGCTACGATCTCCAACGCACCTCATACAACATGATGATCTACGAGGTGCAGGACTATTGCACTGCGCTGCTCGACGTCGATGGCGCGCTGATCTCGCAGAACATCGGCGGCGTCTCGCATTTCGTCGCCGACCTCGGCGCCGTCATCAAGGATGGCGTCGCTCGCTTCGGGCAGGACGGCTTCTCTCCCGGCGACGTCGTCATGCACAATCATCAGGCGACGGCGGGCAGCATCTCAACAACGTCGTTATTTACACGCCCGTGTTCCACCATGATCGCCTGGTCGCCTTCGCGGTCGTGCGCGCGCACTGGGCCGACGTCGGCGGTCAATCCACGGGTTTTGGCGGCACCGGCGCCTACGATCCATGGAGCGAGGGCCTCCAGGTCGATCAGCTCAAGATCTATGAGAGCGGACGGCCTGACGAGAAGGTCCTCAAGATTATCCGCGACAACATTCGGTATCCCGACGCGGCCTTCGGGGATCTGCGCTCGCAGCTCGCGGCGTGCAGGCTCGGCGAGCGTCGCTTCTGCGAGCTGCTCGACCGTTACGGCCACGACGATGTGCTCGCGATGATCGCGGCGATCTACTCGGAGACCGAAGCGAAGGCGCGCGCTGCGGTCGCCGCGATCCCGGATGGAACCTACGAGGCCGAGGCGAAAATGGACGGCCCGCGTGGCACGCCGCCCTTCGAGATCAAGGTGAAGGTGATCGTCGCCGGCTCCGACATGACGATCGACCTGTCAGGCTGCTCGCCTCAGCGGGAGAATTCAGGCCTGAACAGCCGCACTTATGCTGGGGCCTATATCGCCTACAAGGCGCTGACCGCGCCGATGGAGCCGCTGAATGAAGGTGCGTTCGGCGGCCTCAAGGTCGTGATCCCCGAAGGCAATATGATGATGGCGAAGTTCCCCGCCTTCATGGCGAGTTGGGGCTCGCCTTTGCCAACGGTCGTCGACGCCATCTGGCGCGCTTTCGCGGGGGCGCTGCCCGACCGCATTCCGGCGGCTCATTCCGGCTCGCTTGGAGCGCCATTTGCGCTGTCCGGACAGGACCCTGCGCGTGGCGCCGGTTTCGT
Encoded here:
- a CDS encoding amino acid ABC transporter permease, whose translation is MTPPRASWSSRLKLDEPRGFAIQVGLVLLLCAAGAFVVGNVGANVARLNLRVGFDFLSRPAGFDIAQALIPYPETSTYLRAFWVALLNSVLLGALSIAGATVLGLAVALLRLARNPLLALIALGYIEAVRNIPLLLQLFFWYFAVLGPLPPPRQSLSLFDVVFLNKRGLALPWPVPEPSFVAFIALLAVGLVAFVLLARAARRKRIASGRSARGIWGAALVALVLPFASTVVTGTPIAWDMPRLGGFNIAGGATVIPEFVAMVIGMTIYGSAFIAELIRGGIASVNRGQTEAGMSLGLSQSRIYATIVIPQVFRAVLPPLTGQYITLFKNSSLAAAIGYPDLMLIFAGTALNQTGQPLEIIGITMASYLLINLAIAAVANVANGRMLRRER
- a CDS encoding amino acid ABC transporter permease; its protein translation is MSATNFLRRCVSTPLNAAVTAAILIWLGMTLPGLVRWTLVDAVWSGAGPQACAGVDAACWLFIKDRFGQILFGLYPPSERWRPILCLIIAIVGVAIFALPWRRRKALAAFGCTSLYAIVATILLRGGWFGLWPAPTTQWGGIMLTTIVAACTIATSLPVGLALALARRSNLPILASVAAFYIDVMRGLPLVGVLFLAIVLFPLFAPPGVEINVLLRALIAFSLFNAAIMAEVIRGGLQSVPKGQMEAALSLGLRNRNALVLCVLPQALRAALPGIVNVSISIIKETTIILIAGLFDFLGVLQGALIDPAWNIGDQIRQTAYFFAGAVFFIICFGLSCYSASIERRLSKGERARA
- a CDS encoding LysR family transcriptional regulator: MKRVPGLTLRRLEVFIAIAEGGGFRAAAERLGVAQPSISSHVQALEAQSGGALFERRRGRGVELTDLGKTFLSHARQLLAEADEMVSDLSRFRAVAERRVVFACQRSLSQVLPPLLANFAGEHKEVELITRVGRQEEIVDMIRNGTANIGLFLGDQDIPGLRATTVGHMQLAIAAAPEHPLARRQNIPPAELSAYPFVGAPDGSLLGQGIAALLAGIGVSSVNLVSKATEFEFLRALVIGGVGLYCCVLDRVAADFDSGTLVMLSLDAPPLTMEMRQVFSVTKPVSPAVALFAEHLRRQLAAHNSKGDKRLPIT
- a CDS encoding hydantoinase/oxoprolinase family protein, which produces MALQDAAPASSLSVAVDIGGTFTDLVGFDETTGRVLQSKSLTTPHELSQGVWDCLAKAGIEPRAAQNLVHGSTVAINIAIEQKGAKTALVVTKGTRDVYKIGRQNRPDAYDFNFKRPSPLTPRSLTFEVSERLKASGEVLSPLDQREVEDVAAKIRDSGVAAVAVCFLHAYANPAHEIEAGRLLRAALPGVYVSLSHEIVREYREYERTSTTVMNAYIGPRSAEYVGRMQDRLGEDGFDGRFLIMQSSGGVMSPEHAKVLPVAMMESGPVGGVIAAAEIGRRLGLPNVITFDMGGTTAKTSLIQNSVVSIAQGYHVGGHASGHPVMFPVVDIVEVGAGGGSIAWIDDVGGLKLGPRSAGSDPGPVCYRRGGAEPTVTDANVVLGRIGARSFLGGEMPLDEAAARAALTEKIGGPLGLEAAAAAHGVIRVAIAKMALAVRGVSVQRGYDPRDFALVAMGGGGPPHALEIARDLAIPKVIVPNLPAHFSALGMLMSDVRHDFVRTHYRILTDADTAEIRTLYEELADAGAVALDQAGVEPAVRSVEYFMDLRYAGQEFTLQIPVNADEIAHGAMAAVRSRFDDTHQNRFDHSAPDEQVELVNLRLTARGARPKIMFPRLAAGDGDARIGVRPIVLDDPAKPIDCPVYRRERLTAGARIEGPCAIEEFGSTTLLFAGDVATVVETGEMIVEVARP
- a CDS encoding amino acid ABC transporter substrate-binding protein: MTVATAALFASLGAAHAGTLEDVKQREVVRCGTSPNNPGFAFTDSAGKQRGFDVDFCRALSAAIFGDVAKAETKVAEPRDAFTVLATAGVDVLTHRFTWSFNRDNGAGLEFTQALFYDGQGFMVRKSANVKSVNELNGATICAAQGTTTELNVADYFRQRKLTYKIVTFNGTDPARLAYDEGRCDAWTNDRGSLASRGQGLKNPAEHLILPETISKEPVGPIVRDSDPKWAHLVRWVMFATIAAEELGITSENVDEMKASSTNPEVKRFLGVSDDLGQKLGLSRDWAYNIVKLVGNYGEIFDRNLGAKSPIGLSRGLNGLWKDGGLVIAPPFR